AGGCAGGAAAATGGATATAAATGTCATCAAGTTTAATGCGGAAGGTTTGGTCCCGGTCATTGCCCAAGACTACAAGGACGGGGCGGTGTTGATGCTCGCTTACATGAACAAGGAGTCGCTCCAGAAGACGCTGGCGACGAAAGAGATGGTCTACTGGTCGCGGTCAAGAAAAGTCCTCTGGCATAAGGGGGATACTTCCGGCCACATCCAGAAAGTGAAGGAACTATATTACGACTGCGACGCGGATGCGATCCTGGCTAAGATCGAACAGGTCGGCGACATCGCCTGCCATACCGGCAACCGGAGCTGTTTCTTTAACAAGATCTTATAAGGAATCGAGAGGATAAATATTATTTGCCTAGCAGTTTTAATACGGCTTGTTTGATGTCTGTAAACTTTTTGTAAGTATCTTCCGCTTCTTTGAATTCAATTACATCTCCATAGGGATAGCGCAATTTTGGCAGATAAAGATTAATAGCCAGAATGCTTTCTTCGTGCTTCGATAATTCAGGATAAAATTCAATGGTTTTAGCCAGCAATTTATCCAAGAAGTGAGTTTTTTCAAAAGTTCCGCCGGCTTTAATAAGCAGAGCTTTGAGCAGCTTTTCAACGGCTTGATGAATGTGATAAATTATAACATCGGCATGTCCTCTCTGCTTTATAAGCAAATCAGCCGTATCGGCGTCATGGTTAGCCAGTAAAATCCATTCTTTGAAATCAGCTTCGCTCATATACCTTTTTGCCTTTTGCCATGATTTCTATCCAAAAACCAAGCTGTCTTTTCTGTTTTTTCTGAATTTCTTCGGAAGAAGCGACAATTAAATCAAGTCCAAAATTTCTCGGAAAGAGGGACTTGCTGATCTCCAGCGCCAGCCGGTTTTTATCCCGGTTTGAATCGTCAACCACCAGCAGGTCCAGATCGCTTTTTTCCGTGGCTTTGCCGTAAGCATAACTGCCGAATAAATAAATTTTATTTGGTTTGGCCTTATCTTTAATGACCCCAACTATTTTATCGATCTCATTTTGGTTTAACATCTAGAAGTAAGTTTAGCATGAAGAATTTGTTTAATTCAAGCGGAATTCAAGCGGAATTCCGTTCAATTGGCGATATCGCCTGCCATACCGGCAACCGGAGCTGTTTTTTTAACAAGATGATCTGAGCCTGAATAGAACTAGTTAGATAATTTATCTATTAATTGTTTCACGTATTTACCAATAAACGGGTGATCTTTGTATTTTTCTAGTTGAGGTATCATGTTCTTATTCCCTTCATATTCGAGATTGTCGATGATCCTATAGCAATTTTCCGTATTATCGATAGATACTTCATTCTCTAATGCCTTGAGAAGAAGATCTCCGAATTTTGCTTCAGTCCATATCCGATGCATTTCCAACGGGGAGTTGTGAAATCTGTTCCAATGGGACTTAGGAAACCTTTTGGCGTCATATTGATTCGCGTTTATATCCTGATAAGCCTCATGACGGTTACGTGCATTTTCATCTGAAAGGCCCTGGATCAATGTGTTTACAAAGACCCGATAGTCTTCCGTTGTTTGCAATATCCTCCAATAAAGTGTGTGCCTGAGCCAAGGATTTTTGTTTGACGAATAATCAGAAGGTAAAGAAGCTTCTGCGGCTTTTCGCATTGTTTCCAGACGGTTGCCTTTAAGCGTTTGACAAAGAGCTTCATTTTTAAAAGGATCGGTCTTTGAGAACGTTCTTCCATGAAACACCCAATCCCTGAAGAAAACATAAACCAACTTGCCAAATTCCTTGTTTTCTCTGCTCGTTGCTGGGTCCTGTATTTTTGCGATAAATTCATCAGGATGTATTCTGTAGATCATAAATGAGCTGGCGAACAATTCGCTTGAATTGTCCCAGGGATGACCGAGATTATGATCGTTGCCGCAGACCCTGTTCCGTTCCCTTATTATTGCCGGGTCGATATAATTTTGGTCCCGTACGAGTTCATAATTCTTGTGGCCTAGCGAAATATTGTTAAGTTTCAACCAAATACTTCCGATTCCCTGGTCGCGCGGCCCAAAATCATGATAAACTGAGTGGCCAACTTCATGCGCGGCCGTTTCCAGAAAAACAGAATCAGAGATGGTGATTGCTTCCCCAAAACTTTCTCCGCCTTGACAGGTTGAAACCGGATAAATGGTCTTCACGGGATGGTCAGGGATCAGCTGGTTTAGCTCGGCGACCAGCCTGCTTATTTCCCCCATTTTATCTTTCGGGTATTCGGCGGGAAGCTTGGACATGTCCGGAATGACCGATGCGTCCCTTTTGATCATGGGTGGACGCGGGCCGCAAACGATAGATTCATCATATGACATAGAAGGGGATTCGGATAAAGCGATCCGGACTCTTGGTTTACTGCCGCAACCTGTCGTTGACGACAGTGCCGTCAGCGCAGTCATTAACAGTCCGGCATGAAATATTCTTCGGCCAAGTTTAGGTAAAATCATCTTAAAATCTCTCCATTTCATTATCGATGCTTATATTCGATAGTTTCAGGCAATTATGATAAAATTAGTAAATAATGGAAACGGAAAAGATAGTAATTAAAGGCGCGCGGGAGCATATGAACGGAAGTGGTAAACAATGACTGAAAATATATTTGAACAGATCAAAAAGACTAATGAATATGGGAAAGAATACTGGAGCGCTCGTGAGCTCATGGCGCCTCTTGGATATGGACGCTGGGAAAACTTTGAAGAAGCGGTTTCACGAGCAAAAGAATCCTGTAAGAACAGCGGGCAAGGAGTAAGTGACCATTTTCGTGATGTCACGAAAATGGTCCCAATTCATACTAGGATTGTGGGAAAAAATCAACAATTCGTCATTTAAACCCGTCGAATTCGACGGGTTTAGAACCGAAATGCACATTGCAATGCTGATAAGGAAATAATGGACAAAATAGTCATCAAAGGTGCCCGGGAACATAATCTCAAGGACATTAACCTTGAGATCCCGCGCAATAAGTTCGTTGTTTTCACCGGCCTCTCCGGTTCGGGGAAATCGTCACTTGCTTTCGACACCATCTACGCCGAGGGACAGCGCCGCTATGTCGAGTCGCTCTCGGCCTATGCCCGCCAATTCCTCGAGCAGATGCAAAAGCCGGATGTCGACTCGATCGACGGTCTTTCGCCGGCGATCTCGATCGACCAGAAGTCGCCGCCGCGCAACCCGCGCTCGACCGTCGGCACGGTTACCGAAATTTATGATTATATGCGTTTGTTGTTCGCCAACATCGGCATCCCGCATTGCCCCAAATGCGGCCGCAAGATCGAGCGCCAGACGCCGCAACAGATCGTCGATATTATTCTGCACGATCTGACCGGCAAACCGATCGTCGTCCTGGCCCCGTCTATCCGCGGCCGGAAAGGGGAGTACAAGGAGCTCTTCGCCGATATTGCCAAGGATGGTTTTATTCGCGTCCGGGTCGACGGGAAGATCCGGGAGATCGGCGAGGTCCCCGCGCTGAACAAGAAACTAAAACACGACATCGAGATCGTCGTCGACCGGCTGGCCGCGACCGTCCAGAACCGGAAAAGGCTCAACGAATCGGTCGAGACCGCTTTGAAATACGGTAACGGCTTGATGATCGTCAGCCATGGGGAAGGGAAGAAGAGAAAAGACGAGCTCTATTCCGAAAAGTTCGCCTGTCCGCATTGCGGTACCTCGCTCGACGAGATCACGCCCCGCATCTTCTCTTTCAACAGCCCTTACGGCGCCTGCCCCAAATGCAGCGGTCTCGGCAACAAGCTGGAATTCGATCCCGACCTGATCGTCCCCGACAGGAACCTGACTTTGGCGGAAGGGGCGCTCGCCCCCTGGGGTGAGGCCGCTTCATATTATTTGCAGAAACTGGAAGCGGTTGGCCAGGCCTACAACTTTGACCTGAACACCCCCTGGAAGAAGCTGACCAAGGAACAGCAGAATATCATTTTTAACGGAAGCAAGAAGCCGATCAAGTTCAAATACGCCATGGAGCGGAGCTACTGGGAGCATGAGGGGGAGTATGACGGAATAGTCAACAATCTTCGCCGCCGCTATCTGGAGACCAAATCGGAGAATGTCCGCTTCGCCCTCTACCGTTACATGAGCGCCGTTAAATGTTCCGATTGCGGCGGCCAGCGGCTCCGGCCGGAAAGTTTGGCGGTCAAGATCGGCGGCCAATCGATCGCCGAGGTCTCCGGCCGGCCGATCAAGCGGATCATGGCTTTCATCGATAGCCTGACCCTGACCGAACGGGAAGGGATCATTGCCAAGCAGATCGTCAAAGAGCTGAAGTCGCGCCTCAAGTTCCTGGTCGATGTCGGCCTCGATTACGTCACCTTGTCCCGTGAATCGGCCAGCCTCTCCGGCGGGGAGGCGCAACGGACCCGCCTGGCGACCCAGGTCGGCTCCGGACTGGTCGGGGTCCTTTATATTCTCGACGAACCGTCGATCGGGCTCCACCAGCGGGACAACCGCCGCCTGATCGAGACCCTCTTTCGCCTGCGCGACCTCGGCAACACGATCATCGTCGTCGAACACGATGAAGAGACGATGCGCGAAGCCGACTTCCTGGTCGACATTGGCCCGGGAGCGGGGGTCCACGGCGGCGAGATAATCGCCACCGGGGGAGTGACCGATATTATTAAAGAGGAGCGATCGATCACCGGTCACTATCTGTCCGGAAAGTCACGGATAGAGATCCCGTGCGAAAGGAAACCTGGTAACGGCAAGTTCGTGACGGTCAAGGGAGCCAAACACAATAATCTGAAAAACATCGATGTCGCTTTCCCGCTCGGTCTCCTGACCTGCGTGACGGGGGTCTCCGGCTCCGGCAAGAGCTCGCTGGTCAATGACATCCTCTATAAAGCGCTGGCCAAGAAGTATTTCCGGACGATCGACAAAGCCGGGGAGCACCGCGAGATCACCGGCCTCGAAGAGATCGACAAAGTGATAATTATCGACCAGACGCCGATCGGCCGGACCCCGCGCTCCAACCCGGCGACTTACACCGGCGTTTTCGACCATATCCGCAACCTGTTCGCCCTGACCCAGGAGGCGCGCCTGCGGGGCTACAAGCTCGGCCGCTTCTCCTTCAACGTCAAAGGGGGGCGCTGCGAAGCGTGCGCGGGCGATGGCCTGGTCAAGATCGAAATGCACTTTCTCCCCGATGTTTACGTCCCGTGCGATGTTTGTAAGGGGAAACGTTATAACCGGGAGACAATGGAGGTCCATTACAAGGGAAAAAGCATTTTTGATGTTCTCGACAGCACCGTCGAAGAAGCACTGCGGATTTTTGAGAACATCCCGCAGATCGCCCGCAAACTGCAAAGCCTGGTCGATGTCGGCTTGAGCTATATCAAGTTGGGCCAGTCGGCCACGACCCTCTCCGGCGGCGAGGCCCAGCGGGTCAAGCTGGCGACCGAGCTCGCCACCCGTTCGACCGGCCGGACCCTTT
This Candidatus Margulisiibacteriota bacterium DNA region includes the following protein-coding sequences:
- the hisI gene encoding phosphoribosyl-AMP cyclohydrolase, producing MDINVIKFNAEGLVPVIAQDYKDGAVLMLAYMNKESLQKTLATKEMVYWSRSRKVLWHKGDTSGHIQKVKELYYDCDADAILAKIEQVGDIACHTGNRSCFFNKIL
- a CDS encoding HEPN domain-containing protein gives rise to the protein MSEADFKEWILLANHDADTADLLIKQRGHADVIIYHIHQAVEKLLKALLIKAGGTFEKTHFLDKLLAKTIEFYPELSKHEESILAINLYLPKLRYPYGDVIEFKEAEDTYKKFTDIKQAVLKLLGK
- a CDS encoding nucleotidyltransferase domain-containing protein; protein product: MLNQNEIDKIVGVIKDKAKPNKIYLFGSYAYGKATEKSDLDLLVVDDSNRDKNRLALEISKSLFPRNFGLDLIVASSEEIQKKQKRQLGFWIEIMAKGKKVYERS
- the uvrA gene encoding excinuclease ABC subunit UvrA, with amino-acid sequence MDKIVIKGAREHNLKDINLEIPRNKFVVFTGLSGSGKSSLAFDTIYAEGQRRYVESLSAYARQFLEQMQKPDVDSIDGLSPAISIDQKSPPRNPRSTVGTVTEIYDYMRLLFANIGIPHCPKCGRKIERQTPQQIVDIILHDLTGKPIVVLAPSIRGRKGEYKELFADIAKDGFIRVRVDGKIREIGEVPALNKKLKHDIEIVVDRLAATVQNRKRLNESVETALKYGNGLMIVSHGEGKKRKDELYSEKFACPHCGTSLDEITPRIFSFNSPYGACPKCSGLGNKLEFDPDLIVPDRNLTLAEGALAPWGEAASYYLQKLEAVGQAYNFDLNTPWKKLTKEQQNIIFNGSKKPIKFKYAMERSYWEHEGEYDGIVNNLRRRYLETKSENVRFALYRYMSAVKCSDCGGQRLRPESLAVKIGGQSIAEVSGRPIKRIMAFIDSLTLTEREGIIAKQIVKELKSRLKFLVDVGLDYVTLSRESASLSGGEAQRTRLATQVGSGLVGVLYILDEPSIGLHQRDNRRLIETLFRLRDLGNTIIVVEHDEETMREADFLVDIGPGAGVHGGEIIATGGVTDIIKEERSITGHYLSGKSRIEIPCERKPGNGKFVTVKGAKHNNLKNIDVAFPLGLLTCVTGVSGSGKSSLVNDILYKALAKKYFRTIDKAGEHREITGLEEIDKVIIIDQTPIGRTPRSNPATYTGVFDHIRNLFALTQEARLRGYKLGRFSFNVKGGRCEACAGDGLVKIEMHFLPDVYVPCDVCKGKRYNRETMEVHYKGKSIFDVLDSTVEEALRIFENIPQIARKLQSLVDVGLSYIKLGQSATTLSGGEAQRVKLATELATRSTGRTLYLLDEPTTGLHFDDIKKLLEVLHRLVVTGNSVIVIEHNLDVIKTADHIIDLGPEGGEEGGRIVAQGTPEEVAKTPGSYTGKYLKKSLGVK